A genomic stretch from Candidatus Neomarinimicrobiota bacterium includes:
- the nadB gene encoding L-aspartate oxidase: MSNSPVKSDFLVIGSGIAGLSFALKAADLGSVVVITKKDNKESATNYAQGGIASVLTDEDSVELHVKDTLNAGDGLCDVNAVNTMVREGPNCIKDLQEWGVKFTQKNDSSGDFDLGREGGHSVSRVYHAGDITGRQIEKALVDAVSSHNNIEIYEHHLALDLITEHHFKPNFQLSRKNISCYGAYVYDTHNSSIKRFLAKNTLLCTGGVGRVYRHTTNPKIATGDGIAMAYRAGAELANLEFMQFHPTALYNPDGDPFLLSEAIRGFGGVLLTISGEKFMEKYDKRGDLASRDIVARAIDNELKLSGDKYVYLDLTHLDGASVKERFPNIYERCLQHKIDITSEPIPVVPAAHYMCGGVTTDSHGASTLPHLLAVGEVACTGVHGANRLASNSLLEGVVFSKRAFETIKKSKDYQSDRFPDVPEWDDSGTFDQEEWILISHDIKEIQEIMWDYVGIIRTNLRLKRALDRIKMINSEIEEYYRKTIVSEGLIELHNLAAVAYLIIRSAVMRKESRGLHYNNDYPKKSKVWQKNTRIMRKF, from the coding sequence ATGAGCAATTCGCCTGTTAAATCCGATTTTCTCGTTATCGGCAGCGGTATCGCCGGATTGTCATTTGCTCTTAAAGCTGCGGATTTGGGCAGCGTCGTTGTCATCACTAAAAAAGATAACAAAGAATCGGCTACGAATTATGCCCAGGGTGGAATCGCTTCGGTCTTGACAGATGAGGATTCGGTGGAGCTGCACGTAAAAGACACGCTTAATGCGGGTGACGGTTTATGCGATGTTAACGCGGTGAATACTATGGTTCGTGAAGGTCCGAATTGTATTAAAGATTTGCAGGAATGGGGCGTCAAGTTCACACAAAAGAACGATTCTTCCGGTGATTTTGACCTCGGAAGAGAAGGGGGACACAGTGTTAGCAGGGTTTACCACGCCGGAGACATTACAGGGAGACAAATTGAAAAAGCACTGGTAGATGCAGTTTCTTCGCATAATAATATAGAGATATACGAACATCATCTCGCTTTAGATCTAATCACCGAACATCATTTTAAACCGAATTTTCAACTTAGCCGGAAAAATATCAGCTGCTACGGGGCGTATGTCTATGATACTCATAATTCGTCTATTAAACGATTCCTCGCTAAAAACACACTGCTTTGCACAGGAGGAGTCGGAAGGGTATATCGGCATACCACCAATCCGAAAATAGCAACCGGAGATGGAATCGCTATGGCATATCGTGCAGGCGCCGAATTGGCGAATCTTGAATTTATGCAATTTCATCCGACCGCTCTTTATAATCCGGACGGCGATCCATTTTTGCTTTCAGAGGCGATAAGAGGTTTCGGGGGTGTACTCCTGACGATATCGGGCGAGAAGTTTATGGAGAAATACGATAAAAGAGGAGACTTAGCCTCCCGTGATATTGTGGCAAGAGCGATTGACAATGAACTGAAATTAAGCGGGGATAAGTATGTTTATTTAGATCTGACTCATTTAGACGGCGCATCAGTTAAAGAACGGTTTCCTAATATATATGAAAGATGCCTGCAACATAAAATTGACATAACATCAGAACCTATACCTGTTGTTCCCGCCGCTCACTATATGTGTGGAGGAGTAACGACGGATTCGCATGGGGCGAGTACGCTGCCTCACTTATTGGCTGTGGGAGAGGTGGCTTGCACGGGTGTGCATGGAGCAAATCGATTGGCAAGTAACAGCCTGCTGGAAGGAGTTGTGTTTTCCAAAAGAGCATTTGAAACGATAAAAAAATCAAAAGATTATCAATCAGATAGGTTTCCCGATGTGCCGGAATGGGACGACAGTGGAACATTCGATCAGGAAGAGTGGATACTGATTTCACATGATATTAAGGAGATACAGGAAATTATGTGGGATTATGTGGGAATTATCAGGACAAATCTTCGATTGAAACGCGCGTTGGATAGGATAAAGATGATCAATAGCGAAATTGAAGAGTACTACAGAAAAACTATTGTTTCGGAGGGGCTTATTGAGCTGCACAATCTTGCCGCCGTTGCATACCTTATCATCAGGAGCGCGGTTATGAGAAAAGAGAGTAGAGGGCTTCATTACAATAACGATTATCCGAAGAAATCTAAAGTATGGCAAAAGAACACACGAATTATGAGAAAGTTTTAA
- a CDS encoding nucleoside-diphosphate kinase (catalyzes the formation of nucleoside triphosphate from ATP and nucleoside diphosphate) yields MQIMIEKTLVLIKPDGVSRSLTGEIFARFEKSGLKIVGLKMLQATKELVGNHYTEEDIGARLGEKIRNLLIDFVTEGPVVAGVIEGDEAIEVVRKMCGATEPKSALPGTIRGDYSHHSYGYADEAGTAVRNVIHASSDKDAAKAEINVWFAENEIVSYDRADQRHHWE; encoded by the coding sequence ATTCAAATAATGATTGAAAAGACACTTGTGCTTATTAAGCCGGACGGCGTTTCACGATCTTTAACGGGCGAGATATTTGCTCGTTTCGAAAAATCAGGGCTTAAAATAGTCGGGCTGAAGATGCTTCAGGCAACCAAGGAATTAGTCGGTAACCATTACACGGAAGAAGATATAGGAGCCAGATTAGGCGAGAAGATTCGTAACCTCTTAATTGATTTCGTTACGGAAGGACCTGTAGTAGCTGGAGTAATTGAAGGGGATGAAGCTATTGAAGTCGTCAGGAAGATGTGCGGAGCGACCGAGCCGAAAAGCGCTTTACCCGGAACCATACGCGGTGACTATTCACACCATAGCTACGGTTATGCGGATGAGGCGGGTACGGCCGTCCGGAATGTAATTCATGCGTCTTCAGATAAGGATGCGGCGAAGGCAGAAATAAACGTTTGGTTTGCGGAAAATGAAATTGTTTCATATGACAGAGCAGACCAACGCCATCACTGGGAGTAA
- a CDS encoding HU family DNA-binding protein: protein MNKSELIEAIASDSGLTKVQAEGALNAVTSNITAALTKRDKVTLVGFGTFSTSDRAARTGRNPRTGAAIQIPATTVPKFKAGKELKAAIKL from the coding sequence ATGAACAAATCAGAACTTATCGAAGCAATCGCATCAGACAGTGGATTGACAAAAGTTCAGGCAGAAGGCGCGTTGAATGCAGTAACATCGAACATTACAGCCGCACTTACAAAGAGAGACAAAGTCACGCTGGTTGGATTTGGCACATTTTCCACGTCAGATCGCGCTGCTCGTACCGGAAGGAACCCACGCACAGGCGCGGCAATCCAAATTCCGGCTACAACGGTACCGAAGTTCAAAGCAGGGAAAGAGCTCAAAGCAGCAATCAAGTTGTAA
- a CDS encoding alanine racemase: MSHGGHLSWAEIDIGALRHNYWLLKKRAGTAGIMAVVKADAYGHGAIEVSKAFIEEGVAMLAVAFVQEGIELRDAGIKTPILVFAKPSADNIGIQLQNELDVTISAVDDVDLVSSTAKKLSSSARVHLNIDTGMNRLGVRFSDAVETAEKLSAVKELEFAGLYSHLSTSDDIDSDTSKFQIKDYNEIIDILERKKINYGLRHLANSGGLLNYPESVFDMVRLGISLYGHNPNPHQQSEDKLIQVMTLKSTVVMVRDVDEGMSVSYGRSWIAKQKTRIATIPIGYADGINRQLSNDMEVLIGGNRHPVVGRVTMDMVMADVGSSNIEKGDEVVIYGTQGNQTITISDIAQCLKTIPYEICCSVSNRIPRIYVNI, encoded by the coding sequence ATGAGTCATGGCGGTCATCTTTCTTGGGCTGAAATTGATATTGGAGCTCTGCGACATAACTATTGGCTATTAAAAAAGAGAGCCGGAACTGCCGGAATAATGGCAGTGGTGAAAGCGGATGCCTACGGTCATGGCGCAATAGAGGTTAGCAAAGCGTTCATAGAAGAAGGTGTTGCTATGCTCGCTGTGGCATTCGTCCAAGAAGGAATCGAACTTCGAGATGCAGGTATAAAAACGCCCATTCTTGTATTTGCCAAACCATCGGCGGACAATATCGGTATTCAACTCCAAAATGAATTGGATGTCACAATTTCAGCTGTGGACGATGTGGATTTAGTTTCTTCTACTGCGAAAAAACTTTCATCATCTGCCCGTGTCCATCTAAACATAGATACGGGGATGAACAGGCTCGGTGTTCGATTTAGTGATGCAGTTGAGACTGCTGAAAAACTATCAGCAGTTAAGGAACTTGAATTTGCTGGTTTATATTCTCATCTTTCAACGTCCGATGATATTGATTCAGACACGAGCAAATTTCAAATTAAAGATTACAATGAGATTATTGATATTCTTGAAAGAAAGAAAATTAATTATGGACTTCGTCATCTGGCAAACTCAGGTGGGTTATTAAATTATCCTGAGTCTGTTTTTGATATGGTCAGGTTGGGAATATCTTTGTACGGCCACAACCCGAATCCGCATCAGCAAAGTGAGGATAAGTTAATACAGGTAATGACACTTAAATCCACAGTAGTTATGGTGCGTGATGTTGATGAAGGGATGTCTGTAAGTTATGGTCGGAGCTGGATAGCAAAACAAAAAACCAGGATTGCCACTATTCCCATTGGCTACGCAGACGGAATCAACAGGCAATTGTCAAACGATATGGAAGTGCTTATCGGGGGGAATCGCCATCCTGTAGTCGGAAGAGTTACGATGGATATGGTTATGGCGGATGTGGGTTCATCAAATATCGAAAAAGGGGATGAAGTAGTTATTTACGGAACACAGGGTAATCAAACCATCACCATCTCAGATATTGCTCAATGCCTAAAAACAATCCCGTATGAAATCTGTTGTTCGGTCTCAAATAGAATTCCAAGAATTTATGTAAACATTTGA
- a CDS encoding serine hydrolase, with product MKKYFYLFSMTIMLGCSSIGVKSGESWVNHQLNNMTLEEKVGQLMVPAYTPRFFNENNYQFNRLKKLVKEYHVGGVMFFRGNPYAVGRSVERLQDVAKIPLLIMADMEWGLPMRVNESTRFLQNMATAATGNENNAYEIGKVTGREARAIGVHIGFAPVMDVNNNPDNIIINTRSYGEDPELVARMGSEFIRGLQEEGVYATAKHFPGHGDTNVDTHMSLPTINASMERMRNLELPPFQAAVDAGVKVVMAAHITFSQVKQMEGRPVTLDPYFLEDILRKEMGFEGLIISDAMDMGGITGNYWSGEAAVMAINSGIDMVLLSPNFESTYKFVLQAVKEGRISIERLNEAVGRILRAKADHGLEKKPYYSEENLEKVLSQSKSAIKAAQIANASMTLLRDDKNIFPLHAEDINRALVLTITDEENTAWRGNTLNSQVKTRVPNIETAFMDPRSTQDDIDKIMLIADSVDAIIVGVYVKWRDRKGTISLPDTIVTLLKKFFKIDKPMAVTAFGSPYTLRQMPEVPSYLCAYETVSLAQRAAVRAIFGEIPINAKLPVSIPGYYEIGDGLVRPARKMELVRNINDTLLSEAYEVLDKAIKDSVFPGAQIAVVRKGELIASKSFGRQTYDPASPIITAETMYDMASITKVAATTLVAMGLWEKKKLVLDIPIKSYLPEYGGGEKDDVTLRHLLTHSSGSHWWVDLWNKASNKEEAYKYIYGLPLDFSPGDSMIYSDLGLILMLDILETVTGSTLDKLANRAIYKPMGMKNTMFNPPKSLLYRIAPTEIGGSMNRPLIHGDVHDENSNFLGGVSTHAGLFSTAEDMAALAQMLINGGIYRHRRFFKPSTIQEWTTRQYITESSDRALGWDTPSDHGSSAGDYFSKNSYGHMGFTGTSFWVDPTREIAIVLLTNRVHPTREKGGMYRVRRDFHNAAMKAILKEMGEPLTETDMAEKS from the coding sequence ATGAAAAAATATTTTTATTTATTCAGTATGACCATAATGTTGGGATGCTCTTCGATAGGTGTGAAAAGTGGAGAAAGTTGGGTAAATCATCAACTCAATAATATGACGTTAGAAGAAAAGGTCGGACAGTTGATGGTGCCTGCGTATACTCCGAGGTTTTTTAACGAAAATAATTATCAGTTTAATCGTCTAAAAAAATTAGTAAAAGAATATCACGTCGGTGGAGTGATGTTTTTTCGCGGAAATCCATATGCGGTTGGAAGGTCAGTTGAACGGCTTCAGGATGTGGCTAAAATACCATTGCTCATAATGGCTGATATGGAATGGGGACTCCCGATGAGGGTAAATGAAAGCACGCGATTCCTTCAAAATATGGCAACAGCAGCAACGGGAAACGAAAATAACGCATACGAAATCGGTAAAGTTACGGGAAGAGAAGCACGTGCTATCGGAGTGCATATAGGTTTTGCTCCGGTTATGGATGTCAATAACAATCCCGATAACATAATTATCAACACGCGTTCATATGGAGAAGACCCGGAGCTGGTTGCAAGAATGGGCAGTGAATTTATACGTGGCTTGCAGGAAGAAGGAGTTTATGCTACTGCGAAGCATTTCCCCGGTCATGGAGATACTAATGTAGATACACATATGTCTCTTCCAACTATAAACGCTTCAATGGAAAGGATGAGAAATTTAGAACTTCCTCCATTTCAGGCTGCAGTGGATGCTGGAGTTAAAGTTGTAATGGCGGCACACATAACATTTAGTCAAGTCAAACAGATGGAAGGGAGACCGGTTACGCTTGATCCCTATTTTTTAGAGGATATTTTGAGAAAAGAGATGGGATTTGAAGGTCTGATAATCTCCGATGCGATGGATATGGGCGGAATTACCGGTAACTACTGGTCCGGTGAGGCAGCAGTAATGGCAATTAATTCCGGCATTGATATGGTTTTGTTATCACCAAATTTCGAAAGTACATATAAATTCGTCTTACAAGCGGTTAAAGAAGGTCGAATCTCTATTGAGAGACTTAACGAGGCGGTTGGACGAATCCTGAGAGCTAAAGCTGATCACGGACTTGAAAAAAAGCCATATTACAGCGAAGAAAACTTAGAAAAAGTACTGTCCCAATCTAAATCAGCTATCAAAGCGGCTCAAATCGCCAACGCTTCAATGACGCTTTTGAGGGATGATAAAAATATCTTCCCGTTGCATGCAGAGGATATTAATAGAGCTCTTGTACTAACTATAACTGATGAAGAAAACACTGCCTGGCGTGGAAATACTTTAAACAGCCAGGTTAAAACAAGGGTTCCGAATATAGAAACGGCATTTATGGATCCGCGCTCCACACAGGATGATATTGATAAAATTATGCTCATAGCAGACTCGGTAGATGCTATTATCGTCGGTGTGTACGTAAAATGGCGCGACCGGAAAGGGACTATTTCACTTCCTGACACAATCGTCACTCTCTTAAAGAAATTTTTTAAAATCGATAAACCGATGGCTGTAACCGCTTTCGGTTCCCCTTATACTTTGAGGCAGATGCCTGAAGTTCCTTCATATCTGTGCGCTTATGAAACAGTTTCGTTAGCTCAGAGAGCGGCAGTGCGGGCAATATTCGGAGAAATACCAATTAACGCAAAACTGCCTGTCTCGATTCCCGGTTATTATGAAATTGGCGATGGATTGGTGAGGCCGGCCAGAAAAATGGAATTAGTGAGAAACATCAATGATACTCTTCTCTCGGAAGCATACGAAGTTCTGGATAAAGCGATTAAGGATTCGGTATTTCCCGGCGCGCAAATTGCCGTTGTTCGAAAAGGAGAACTCATTGCGAGTAAATCATTCGGTCGCCAGACCTACGACCCGGCATCACCGATAATTACGGCGGAGACAATGTATGATATGGCTTCAATCACCAAGGTAGCGGCTACAACGCTTGTCGCTATGGGATTATGGGAAAAGAAAAAGCTGGTTCTCGACATTCCGATTAAGAGTTACCTGCCAGAATACGGCGGCGGTGAAAAAGATGATGTAACTCTCAGGCATCTGCTGACACACTCTTCGGGATCCCATTGGTGGGTCGATTTATGGAATAAGGCTTCAAACAAAGAAGAAGCGTATAAATATATTTATGGTCTCCCTCTTGATTTTTCACCGGGTGATTCAATGATATACTCTGATCTCGGACTTATCCTTATGTTGGATATACTCGAAACTGTTACGGGCAGCACTCTTGATAAGCTTGCAAACAGAGCAATTTACAAACCTATGGGGATGAAGAACACAATGTTCAATCCTCCCAAATCTCTTTTATACAGAATTGCTCCAACAGAAATCGGCGGAAGTATGAACAGACCGTTGATTCACGGAGATGTTCATGATGAAAATTCTAATTTTCTCGGAGGCGTTTCCACGCATGCAGGGTTGTTTTCTACGGCAGAAGATATGGCGGCACTCGCTCAAATGCTGATAAACGGCGGTATCTATCGTCACAGACGGTTTTTCAAACCCTCAACTATTCAGGAATGGACTACGAGACAATATATCACCGAGTCCAGCGATAGAGCTCTCGGTTGGGATACACCGTCGGACCATGGCTCTTCGGCGGGAGATTATTTTTCTAAAAATAGTTACGGACATATGGGCTTTACCGGAACATCCTTTTGGGTCGATCCAACAAGAGAAATTGCGATTGTTTTGCTGACTAACAGAGTTCATCCCACGAGAGA